The sequence TTTCAGCGCACTtaatagcttcttcaacccaattgccaacctcacctattcgtggcgaataaactttctttagcagccgaggctgtGGGAACTGTGGGTGgaggtgggatggcctagaaggttcaatgtggtcataaacATCGATAAAAATCCggaaaaccttcggggagcgtaTATTCcgctcaacaacaacaataaccgcaagaataaaatgtttcatATTTTAGAGGGAGTTGTACAAAGCTTGCCAGAGTCCGTTCACTCGGCTTGTTTTAGAGATTTTGTCTGACATTATGAAAGACTTCCTCTAAGTCAATGAATATTAACAACATCCTTCTTTCAATCTTAGTTTTAATGACGTTGTTCGAACAAACCAAGAAACCCCATCAAGAAAGAGTACCCATCTTATAAATAAACTCCGTTCTCTTTGCGTCGTGAGTCACTGCTTTTAACATGAGGCTTGATCTCCTCAGCTGAGGATACGAACACAATATGTGCTCCACTATTTCACACTACAACCGGCACTTGTTTCCTAAATTTGTATTATACTAGCATTGCCTCTCGATTTTACTCTGTCGTTAACAGTACAAAATAATAAGATATTGGTTTAATGATTTCCTCTGTTAGATGACGTTCTCCAATTCCATGTACAATAGCTTAAGAAGGAATATACTTAAGGCGGGACTTCAGTGTGGACGCAAAGTCAGATACTGTGGAAAATGGGTCGCCAGAAACTGGTAGTGATTGCAATTTCGCATACGCATCCAAACGCAGTTGTAATATGAAATACGAACCCCAACTTTAAAAATGAGAGAAGCGCTTGGACCCGCGATTATTGAATAACAAGAAGATTCATCGCCTCACTAGCTTGCGAGTTTGGAATTCAGCATATCGttttttatgataaaattttCTTTCCCCGTGGGGAATGGAAGTGTAGCACGGCTGTCGGGACTGGAAGTGGCAAATGAAATGGTGCTAGGAAGGCCCTGGTTGGTCCAGAAGGACGCAGTTGATTTATAATATTGGTCTTGGATTTTGATAGAGTTTTTTGGTTTTGTCATCGAGCTAACTTCTGGTTGCACTATGAATATATTCAGTCTGTTTTAAGTGCTCACGAACCGACCAGTTCAATCTCGCTTGAATGCTTGAATGGGTGTGTAAGTGAACTAAAGGTGGTTGGAGCATAAATAAGCCCAAAGAAGCTACAACATAAGCGAAACTCTTTGCACTAAATCAGAAAATTGAACTAAGATTTGTCAGttcaagcgtttttttttttggaacagtGTGCTTTGTGACTACAGATTCACAGTCACAGCAATTTTTATGTGTGACTGTGACTGAACGTTCTACGCTATCACAGATGAAATCATAGCTCTCGTCGCTTGTGAACAACTATACTGTGAATTAATTCATCGGTGACTTTTTAGGCGACTTAGGGCAGTCAGAGGTTAATTGGATCTGATGAGATAACCTTTGATTGTGAATAGTAGATATTCGAatgatttacttaaataaagtgaaaccAGTGGACAAACCTCAACCTTATATTGAATATGCAATTATAGAGATACGCTTGTTTGAGAACCGCGTCTTAAGCAGATTTCACACCGTGCTGTTCAAACATCGAAGTGAAGAGTGTTTTTAGTAGAGCGCCCAAATAGGAGatcaaaatgaaattgaaaattagTGGTGGCTAATCTCAATCAAAATTTGCATTTTTACGTAAATCTTTGAAAGATATCCACTGCATTGCCAAAGGAATAGAAAACCCCGATCCATACATGCATGTCTTTTAAAATCTCAAGGAGTACTAAATACTCCCAATCATACATGCAGAATCAGAGTCAAATTTAAAAGCTGTGTGCACTACAAAATCTCAGGTAATAACTCAATATGAGCAACCCAAAGCATGAGAGTAGCTAGCAAACCATTCCACTAGCTAACAAAGGAGCATTTCTGCACGTTTACGTTCTCCAAGTGCAAACGCAATTTAAAACCAGGTTGGGAACAGATTTTTTGGATTTGCTATTCAAAACAAGTCACGGTCAATCTCAAATTAAAGTCACTCATCTACTCATGCATAAGCAAAAGAGAACGAAGAATGCCATTGTCAAAGTCAtatcaatttatatatttttttacctgaGCAAGAAAATTACTCGACTGATAAGCGGCAATTTTGCCAATGAGTGTCAAATGGGTGTATCAGTGAGCAATCAAACCATAGCGAGAATATGTGAGGTGATCGtgagaggtactgatatttttaGGAAAGAGAATGATCGTAAAGGGaacaatttttgataacaaactaaATGCAAAGAGTGTTTACCACTCAACTCGTTCAGATACTTGTGAGCTCGCTTGCTTGTGAGCTGCAGATGCTTCCTGTCATTGCTGCGTAGGGATATGCATGTTGTTATGGTTCAGTTCGTTTTACCTGTTTAACAAGTTGGTCACCACAGCGCCTGATAAATGTTTACGCTGAGTGCGCTGAGTGTATTTTCACTCTGCTCTCAGAGGCGCGTATGCAATGGTAATTTGTTTGTTGAACTATGTGGTGGCTACCTTAACAACGACAACGAGCAGGAGTTAATGCTTGAGTGCAGTACAAAATGCAAAGGTTTAGGACGAAGGGACTCATTCTTGTGCAAGGTGTCATAGGATCAAGTTCAATTCTTTTTAAGAAATCGCGAATTTtgataagtaattttttttatatcaaaacaATATAAATTTTCGGCGCAGTTAAGTGaacgctcaaaaaaaaaaaaacaattaaaaattgagtttcaattaaaaaaaaattttgttcagaTGGCGAACATGTCAAGCGTAGTTTTTGGTACAAATAATTCAAAATCCAACACTTTACCGCTGcaacaatataataaaattacTAACAATTTAAACAACAAAGCGACGCAATCAAAGCAACAAATAAACGCTGctataaaaatgtttaaatatcaaAATATAGCGCCAGCGCCTACAACTGCTACGCCAAATACTACAGGCGCTGAGATAAAAACGCGTAAATATACGCCGCGCGCTCCAAGCACTGGTGGCGGTCCCTATAGCGTCGATCAAACGCAATCTGTGCAGCGACGCAATGCGCGCGAGCGCAATCGTGTGAAACAAGTGAACAATAGCTTTGCGCGCTTACGTCAACACATACCACAAACGATTATTACCGATTTGTTGAAAGGTGGTGGGCGTGGTCCACATAAGAAAATTAGCAAAGTGGATACGTTACGTATCGCAGTCGAATATATACGCCGCTTGCAAGACTTGGTAGATGGTTTGAATGGTTGCGGCGGCACTAGTAGTAGCGCAACACAAAAATATATTAGCGCGCGTACCAGCAGCGCCAACACACTTTTGGTGGCGACCGCCACAGACAACAATACTACATCGAGTAATAGTTCATATAGCAGCAGCAGCGCTGGCAGTGGCAGTAGTAATTTAAGCTTAAATGGCGCGCCATCGCCAGCGCGCAACTCAACGCAAGCGAGTAATCTTGCAGCTGCAGAGCAATTGTATTTTGCTAGCGCCGCCAATAGCGCGTTGAATACAGCTtaccaacagcagcagcagcagcaacaacaatcacaacagcaacagcaacaatttACCTCAGCGCTTTTAACTGCCGATGCTTTGCAAGCGTTCTCACCATCGCAAACACAAACACAGCTTGATATTGGTTGTACCTCGCCTACCTCATCGTTCAATTCCAGCATGTCGTTTGACTCGGGCACTTTTGTGCATTCACCTGCGCCACAGGAACAATTATCACCGTTGCCACATGCCACAGTTAGCGATGCACAACAACGCATCAACGCTGATAATAATGCGCATGCGCAGATTGATGCTAATTTACAATTGAAATTTGAGCCATATGATAGCTTCAACTTGCATGAGGAGGATTGCGCGCCTGATGATGAGGAAATACTCGATTATATATCGTTGTGGCAGGAACAATGAGTGTtgcaattaatttaattaaaataagaaTTTTACAAGTGTCGAAATATTCAGGGATAAAGTTGCCAGTGAAATGATTGAAtgttacattttttaatttgcgtTTTTGTTAAGcgtgtttttattttacaattaaaatttaCTCAGTTACCTAGTCAAATTAGTTAAATTTGCCAACATTTTTttacctaaaaaaaaattttattgtatgtaATTGAAATTGCTGTAGTTGTGTGCCTTGATTGAAAATTAAGTATGTACATGGAGAGAAATGACTACTTTTGAATCGTACTCAATTAAGTTAATTAATTTTAAGTGCTAATGGAAGACAATAAATAGCGTTAGTTAAATTAAGGAAGCAAACCACCGGAAGACactaaattcaattaaatttaaggCTGAATAAAAAtactgattttttttattataataattttagtttttaaatgtTAGCTTGCATAAGTTTTAATCAAAAAAGTGAAGAATACAAGTGAAcaaaaatagtaaacaaaaaatttctttttaatctGCTTTTTGATCTTAGAACAGTGGTAAGTATTTGGAGTCCTACCATACAAGTGAATACTTAGTGCATGTGACATTCCCTAAATTCGataccaaaaaatatatatgagaCCGGAGTGATTTACTTAAGTATTCGTAGAAAGCTCAAAAGTTAATACCTTTTTTAGACACTGAattgcttacttaattggcgcttaaccaactCTATTTGTTAAAGACATTGgagaaaatatacaaaatttacaCACGGCTCAGATTCACTCCTTCATCAGCCACGCTTTTGGGAGCTGAGTTTTGAGCTAgtaatctccaacattcatacttcatactggcGTAAATGCAGATGCCTcaatccactcagccatatgaatgctccGCTGAACGCTTTGTAACTTTTCTGGAAGTATTGCTTTTCCGTTGCTATTCCCTTTTATGCACAACTGGGAACATACGTACATATAATATATGGTTTTAGTCCAAATTGTGTGAAATATTTTTAGGTGCGCTCAACAGAACTTATTATAATTGAAT is a genomic window of Eurosta solidaginis isolate ZX-2024a chromosome 4, ASM4086904v1, whole genome shotgun sequence containing:
- the sc gene encoding achaete-scute complex protein T4 — protein: MANMSSVVFGTNNSKSNTLPLQQYNKITNNLNNKATQSKQQINAAIKMFKYQNIAPAPTTATPNTTGAEIKTRKYTPRAPSTGGGPYSVDQTQSVQRRNARERNRVKQVNNSFARLRQHIPQTIITDLLKGGGRGPHKKISKVDTLRIAVEYIRRLQDLVDGLNGCGGTSSSATQKYISARTSSANTLLVATATDNNTTSSNSSYSSSSAGSGSSNLSLNGAPSPARNSTQASNLAAAEQLYFASAANSALNTAYQQQQQQQQQSQQQQQQFTSALLTADALQAFSPSQTQTQLDIGCTSPTSSFNSSMSFDSGTFVHSPAPQEQLSPLPHATVSDAQQRINADNNAHAQIDANLQLKFEPYDSFNLHEEDCAPDDEEILDYISLWQEQ